A stretch of Paludisphaera borealis DNA encodes these proteins:
- a CDS encoding carbonic anhydrase — MNTIDYIYRFDPKNPSAKPLPHDAEVARRVLEDGNRMFSKWMESCRTGTPSQGEPRYIVSCNGLEVGMPRTHGEMPTQSPFAVVVGCSDARVPTEMLFGQGFNDLFVIRVAGNVMGDVCQGSVDFALTDLSHSVRVVVVLGHSGCGAVTGAVDAYLRPLKFWSKSLSPMLRSLTQRIFVAVREAANGLKEVWGPGAREVPGYREALIESAVCINAAQAAFGLRQEVERNGQWEVEVLYGVHNIRNHQVCMPVDPTAPRSDENVQLVLAPSNPKEFQALAVQMAEILRPSSVPRHGHKHSIADGQAEDALHATELDDATS, encoded by the coding sequence ATGAATACGATCGATTATATTTACAGGTTTGACCCGAAGAACCCCTCGGCCAAGCCTCTGCCCCACGACGCGGAAGTGGCCCGGCGCGTCCTGGAGGACGGGAACCGGATGTTCTCGAAGTGGATGGAGAGCTGCCGCACCGGCACCCCCTCTCAGGGCGAGCCGCGGTACATCGTGTCCTGCAACGGCCTTGAGGTGGGGATGCCTCGGACCCACGGCGAGATGCCCACGCAGTCGCCGTTCGCGGTGGTGGTCGGATGCTCCGACGCGCGGGTTCCGACCGAGATGCTGTTCGGGCAAGGGTTCAACGACCTCTTCGTGATCCGTGTGGCCGGCAACGTCATGGGCGACGTCTGCCAGGGGAGCGTCGACTTCGCGCTGACCGACCTGAGCCATAGCGTGCGCGTCGTCGTGGTGCTCGGCCACAGCGGCTGCGGAGCCGTCACGGGGGCGGTCGACGCCTATCTTCGTCCGCTGAAGTTCTGGTCGAAGTCCCTCTCCCCGATGCTCCGCTCGCTCACCCAGCGCATCTTCGTGGCGGTCCGGGAGGCGGCGAACGGGTTGAAGGAGGTCTGGGGGCCCGGGGCCCGCGAAGTGCCCGGATACCGGGAAGCCTTGATCGAGTCGGCCGTCTGCATCAACGCCGCCCAGGCGGCGTTCGGCCTCCGGCAGGAAGTGGAGCGCAACGGCCAGTGGGAGGTCGAGGTGCTGTACGGGGTCCACAACATCCGCAACCACCAGGTCTGCATGCCGGTGGACCCGACCGCGCCTCGCTCCGACGAGAACGTCCAGCTCGTCCTGGCGCCCTCCAACCCCAAGGAATTTCAAGCCCTCGCCGTCCAGATGGCGGAGATCCTCAGGCCGAGCAGTGTTCCTCGCCACGGCCATAAGCACTCGATTGCAGACGGGCAAGCCGAAGACGCGCTCCATGCCACGGAGTTGGACGACGCCACGTCCTGA
- a CDS encoding ABC transporter ATP-binding protein: MTLAIETHELTRYFNDFRAVDGIDLAVERGTVYGFLGPNGAGKSTTIKMLTGLLAPSGGRMSVLGRDMLDSRQALEAKRRVGVIPEDLALFDNLTAREYLTFVGRIHLMPKETIRNRSDELLSVLDLQGEEKKLTLEYSHGMKKKLAMAAALLPNPDLLFLDEPFEGVDAVTSSVIRDLLAGFVARGSTVFLTSHVLEIVERLCTHVGIIVKGRLVEQSSLNDLRQGATLEECFLKAAGADQVATRKLDWLEGVSS, encoded by the coding sequence ATGACCCTGGCGATCGAGACGCACGAGCTGACGCGTTACTTCAACGACTTCCGCGCGGTGGACGGCATCGATCTGGCCGTCGAACGTGGGACCGTTTACGGGTTCCTGGGGCCCAACGGCGCGGGGAAGTCGACCACGATCAAGATGCTCACGGGGCTGCTCGCCCCTTCCGGCGGCCGGATGAGCGTGTTGGGCCGCGACATGCTCGACTCGCGCCAGGCGTTGGAGGCGAAGCGTCGCGTGGGGGTCATCCCGGAAGACCTGGCGTTGTTCGACAATCTGACCGCCCGGGAATACCTCACCTTCGTCGGACGCATCCACTTGATGCCGAAGGAGACCATCCGGAACCGCAGCGACGAACTCCTCTCCGTCCTGGACCTCCAAGGCGAGGAGAAGAAGCTCACGCTGGAGTACTCGCACGGCATGAAGAAGAAGCTGGCGATGGCCGCGGCGCTGCTGCCGAACCCCGACCTGCTGTTCCTCGACGAGCCGTTCGAGGGGGTCGACGCGGTGACCTCCAGCGTCATTCGCGACCTGCTCGCCGGGTTCGTGGCGCGAGGGTCGACGGTCTTCCTGACGTCGCACGTGCTGGAGATCGTCGAGCGGCTCTGCACCCACGTCGGCATCATCGTGAAGGGGCGGCTGGTCGAGCAATCGTCGCTGAACGACCTCCGTCAGGGGGCGACTCTGGAAGAGTGCTTCCTGAAGGCGGCGGGGGCGGACCAAGTCGCGACCCGCAAGCTCGACTGGCTTGAGGGGGTGTCGTCGTGA
- a CDS encoding FG-GAP repeat domain-containing protein yields the protein MSVRNWAAILGASAILLTSARASEPGAGGRISWKKTTIEGKFRSEGVATADVNKDGKLDVLIGDSWYEAPSWVKHDIRKPGDYGDGLRSYSECMTCWADDVDRDGWPDQIVIGFPGGAAAWYENPKGKDGHWARHEIAPSACNETPLYTDLFGDGRRVLVMGSQPKGKQDEGRMAWFTPGSDPKQPWEMHPISEGKGGPGTQQFAHGLGVGDLNGDGRKDVICTGGWWEQPESNKTGTWAFHPAQLGDAVADMIAYDVNGDGKADVIASSAHRFGIWWFEQGATKDGSPTFTRHDLFPDLVSETHALIAADIDGDGLKDFVTGKRFWSHGRSEAGSDKPARLYWFKASKGTDGKTSFQPVEIDDQSGIGTQFEVLDFNGDKLLDVVTSNKKGVFLFEQVRAKE from the coding sequence ATGAGCGTGCGAAACTGGGCTGCCATCCTCGGCGCATCGGCGATCCTCTTGACCTCGGCCCGCGCCTCGGAGCCGGGAGCGGGCGGGCGAATCTCCTGGAAGAAGACGACGATTGAGGGGAAGTTCCGATCCGAGGGCGTCGCGACGGCCGACGTGAACAAGGACGGCAAGCTCGACGTCCTCATCGGCGACTCGTGGTATGAAGCCCCGTCGTGGGTCAAGCACGACATCCGCAAGCCCGGCGATTACGGCGACGGCCTGCGGTCGTACAGCGAGTGCATGACCTGCTGGGCCGACGACGTCGACCGCGACGGCTGGCCCGACCAGATCGTCATCGGCTTTCCGGGCGGCGCCGCGGCCTGGTACGAAAACCCCAAGGGGAAGGACGGCCACTGGGCGCGTCACGAGATCGCGCCGAGCGCCTGCAACGAGACGCCGCTGTACACCGACCTCTTCGGCGACGGGCGTCGCGTGCTGGTCATGGGCTCGCAGCCGAAGGGCAAGCAGGACGAGGGGCGGATGGCCTGGTTCACCCCCGGCTCCGACCCCAAGCAACCCTGGGAGATGCACCCGATCAGCGAGGGCAAGGGAGGCCCCGGCACCCAGCAGTTCGCGCATGGGCTCGGCGTCGGCGACCTCAACGGCGACGGCCGCAAGGACGTGATCTGCACCGGCGGTTGGTGGGAACAGCCCGAGTCGAACAAGACCGGAACCTGGGCCTTCCACCCCGCCCAGCTCGGCGACGCGGTGGCCGACATGATCGCCTACGACGTGAACGGCGACGGCAAGGCGGACGTCATCGCCAGCTCGGCGCACCGGTTCGGCATCTGGTGGTTCGAGCAGGGAGCGACGAAGGACGGCTCGCCGACCTTCACCCGCCACGACCTGTTCCCCGACCTCGTCTCGGAGACGCACGCCCTGATCGCCGCCGACATCGACGGCGACGGCCTGAAGGATTTCGTCACGGGGAAGCGGTTCTGGTCCCACGGCCGGAGTGAGGCGGGCTCCGACAAGCCCGCCCGCCTCTACTGGTTCAAAGCCTCGAAGGGGACCGACGGCAAGACCAGCTTCCAGCCAGTCGAGATCGACGACCAGAGCGGCATCGGCACCCAGTTCGAGGTCCTCGACTTCAACGGCGACAAGCTGCTCGACGTCGTCACCTCGAACAAGAAGGGCGTGTTCCTCTTCGAACAGGTCCGCGCGAAGGAGTGA
- a CDS encoding FAD binding domain-containing protein, which translates to MDLHAVEQVRRPARAEEIASWEAGFAWLAGGTWLFSEPQPDVHTLIDLESMNWPSLRSSEKGLEIASTCRVVELDQFVAEAPADWTAAPLFRQCCRSFLSSFKIWNEATVGGNICMSLPAGPMISLTAALEGVCTLWPRGGEPRRAAVVDFVTGDHQNILAPGELLRSIFLPAHALRKKFAFRRFALTHLGRSEALLIGTRCPAHGEFLLTITAATLRPVQLRFEGMPDAEELKRAIDAAAPFRLYLDDVHGSPAHRKHLTHYFGEQIRAELSL; encoded by the coding sequence ATGGACCTGCACGCCGTAGAACAAGTTCGCCGCCCCGCTCGCGCGGAGGAGATCGCCTCCTGGGAAGCCGGATTCGCATGGCTTGCCGGAGGGACCTGGCTGTTTTCGGAGCCACAGCCCGACGTCCACACGCTGATCGATCTGGAGTCGATGAACTGGCCCTCGCTCCGATCTTCGGAGAAGGGTTTGGAGATCGCCTCCACGTGCCGGGTCGTGGAACTCGATCAGTTCGTCGCCGAAGCGCCGGCCGACTGGACGGCGGCCCCGCTGTTCCGCCAGTGTTGCAGGTCCTTTCTTTCCTCGTTCAAGATCTGGAACGAGGCGACGGTGGGTGGAAACATCTGCATGTCGCTGCCGGCCGGTCCGATGATTTCGCTCACGGCCGCGCTCGAGGGCGTTTGCACGCTCTGGCCGCGCGGCGGCGAACCGCGTCGGGCGGCCGTCGTCGATTTCGTGACGGGCGACCACCAGAATATCCTCGCCCCCGGCGAATTATTGCGATCGATCTTCCTTCCCGCTCACGCGCTCCGCAAAAAGTTCGCCTTCCGACGGTTCGCGCTCACGCACCTCGGCCGATCCGAGGCGCTGCTCATCGGCACGCGGTGCCCCGCGCACGGCGAATTCCTGCTCACCATCACCGCCGCCACGCTCCGACCGGTTCAACTCCGCTTTGAAGGCATGCCGGACGCGGAGGAGTTGAAACGCGCGATCGACGCCGCCGCGCCGTTCCGTCTCTACCTCGACGACGTGCACGGATCACCGGCTCACCGCAAGCACCTGACGCACTACTTCGGGGAACAGATCCGCGCGGAACTCTCCCTCTAA